A single region of the Kwoniella botswanensis chromosome 1, complete sequence genome encodes:
- a CDS encoding isoleucine-tRNA ligase, translated as MSFPAHDPSKPISIPKTEENVLKYWTDIDAFKTSQKLSEGKPEYSFYDGPPFATGKPHYGHLLAGTIKDIVTRHAHSTGHHVERRFGWDTHGLPVEHEIDKTLNIKGKEDVMAMGIDKYNAACREIVMRYSGEWKSTVERMGRWIDFDTGYKTLDPTFMESVWWVFGQLWQKGQVYRGLRVMPYSTGCTTPLSNFEAGEDYRMTSDPAVTVTFPLVDDPSTSLLAWTTTPYTLPSNLGLCVHPDFTYIKIYDYERDQNFILLESLLGTVYKELAGGKKDAKKDKDAKPKFKKVGQFVGKDMVGWRYIPMFDHFTEQYEDRAFRVLSDTYVTDTSGTGIVHQAPAFGEDDHRIAVAHNVVRDDEIPPCPIDESGKFTAEVPEYQGKHVKEADPIIIKELQKKGRLIVRSDIMHSYPFCWRSGTPLIYRAIPSWFVRVANISDKLVSNNEKTRWVPANVGEGRFGGWIRNARDWNISRNRYWGTPIPLWVSEDYEEIVAVSSIAELEKLSGVTGIKDLHRESIDNIEIPSQQGKGKLRRIEEVFDCWFESGSMPYAQSHYPFENQDRFQKSYPADFVSEGIDQTRGWFYTLLVLGTHLYDTAPWKNLIVTGLVLAADGKKMSKKLKNYPDPMEVVNKYGADCVRLFLVNSPVVRADNLRFREEGVREILANVILKWINSLNFYLGQAELFERTTGEKFVYDHDAPKSSNVMDRWILATCQTLIQHVDTEMGAYRLYTVIPRLLDFIADLTNWYIRFNRTRLKGIGGVEDTRAALNTLYEALYTLCLTMSSFTPFTSETVYQALRPTSPAPKDTSQDVRSIHFLPFPSVRQEYFDLVIERQVKRMRAVIDLGRLIRDRKTLKVKIPLKELVIFHHDQEYLDDVKSLESYIAAELNVVNIVYTTDESKTGIKYRATADWPTLGKKLRKDLGKVRSHLPKMTTEECKQYVNEGKVSVNGVELVEGDLIVTRFAEVNSEDNKFDTASDNDVIIVLDIQRHPELETLALLRSLTSRVNKLRKEAGLKPSDKVEIYYTVDENEQDYLKPAIAQQEEYLLKTLGNVPVELSQKSNDKEIIETEKRSKDSEDLAENERFVLSLALV; from the exons ATGTCATTCCCAGCTCACGACC CTTCCAAACCCATCAGTATCCCCAAAACAGAAGAGAATGTATTGAAATACTGGACAGATATCGATGCTTTCAAGACTTCTCAGAAATTGTCTGAAGGAAAACCAGAATACAGTTTCTATGACGGTCCCCCTTTCGCTACTGGTAAACCCCATTATGGACATTTACTCGCTGGTACcataaag GATATTGTCACTCGACATGCTCATTCTACAGGACATCATGTCGAAAGACGATTCGGATGGGATACGCACGGTCTTCCAGTAGAACATGAAATTGACAAAACCCTCAACAtcaaaggaaaagaagatgtcATGGCGATGGGTATCGACAAGTACAATGCAGCATGTAGAGAGATTGTCATGAGATATTCAGGGGAATGGAAATCGACAGTAGAGAGGATGGGTAGATGGATTGACTTTGATACCGGATACAAAACGCTTGATCCAACTTTTATGGAAAGTGTCTGGTGGGTATTCGGACAGTTATGGCAGAAAGGTCAAGTATACAGAGGATTAAGAGTCATGCCTTACTCGACGGGATGTACTACCCCTCTAAGTAATTTCGAGGCTGGAGAAGATTATAGGATGACTTCTGATCCtgctg TTACCGTCACCTTTCCTCTCGTTGATGACCCCTCCACATCTCTTCTCGCATGGACCACCACACCTTACACTCTTCCTTCCAATCTTGGGCTCTGTGTTCACCCCGATTTCACATACATCAAAATCTACGATTACGAGCGTGATCAGAATTTTATCCTTCTCGAATCACTTCTCGGTACAGTGTACAAGGAATTAgctggaggaaagaaggatgctaagaaagataaagatgcGAAACCCAAGTTCAAGAAGGTCGGTCAGTTCGTAGGAAAAGATATGGTTGGATGGAGATACATCCCAATGTTCGATCATTTTACGgaacaa TACGAGGACCGAGCATTCAGAGTTCTTTCCGACACCTATGTTACCGACACTTCAGGTACTGGTATCGTACACCAAGCTCCTGCTTTCGGAGAAGACGATCACAGAATCGCTGTGGCGCATAACGTTGTCCGAGATGATGAAATTCCTCCTTGTCCCATCGATGAATCTGGTAAATTCACAGCCGAGGTCCCAGAGTACCAGGGCAAGCACgtcaaa GAAGCCGacccaatcatcatcaaagagCTCCAGAAGAAAGGACGACTCATTGTCCGATCCGATATCATGCACTCTTACCCCTTCTGTTGGAGATCCGGTACACCACTCATCTACCGGGCTATTCCATCTTGGTTCGTACGAGTAGCTAACATCTCAGACAAGCTCGTTTCAAACAACGAGAAGACCCGATGGGTACCTGCCAACGTCGGTGAAGGTAGATTCGGAGGATGGATCAGGAATGCACGAGATTGGAACATCTCGAGAAATAGATATTGGGGTACACCTATCCCCCTCTGGGTCAGCGAGGACTACGAAGAAATCGTCGCTGTCAGTTCCATCGCTGAGCTCGAAAAGCTTTCCGGCGTGACTGGCATCAAAGACCTGCACAGAGAAAGTATCGATAATATCGAAATCCCCTCGCAacaaggtaaaggtaaattGAGAAGAATCGAGGAAGTGTTCGACTGTTGGTTCGAATCTGGATCGATGCCTTACGCCCAATCTCACTATCCGTTCGAAAATCAAGATCGGTTCCAGAAATCTTACCCTGCCGATTTCGTCTCTGAAGGTATCGACCAAACTCGAGGTTGGTTCTACACCTTGTTGGTACTTGGTACTCACCTTTACGATACCGCTCCATGGAAGAATTTAATCGTCACTGGTCTTGTGTTGGCTGC TGACGGAAAGAAAATGTCCAAGAAGCTCAAGAACTACCCTGATCCTATGGAAGTAGTCAACAAATACGGTGCCGATTGTGTTAGATTGTTCTTGGTCAACTCGCCCGTAGTGAGAGCCGATAACCTGAGattcagagaagaaggtgtacGAGAGATCTTGGCCAACGTCATTCTCAAATGGATCAACTCCCTCAATTTCTATCTCGGACAAGCTGAACTCTTCGAACGAACTACTGGAGAGAAGTTTGTCTATGATCATGATGcacccaaatcatctaatGTTATGGATCGATGGATTTTGGCTACTTGTCAGACTCTGATCCAGCATGTCGATACTGAgatgggag CTTACCGACTTTACACCGTCATCCCACGATTGCTTGACTTCATTGCCGATTTGACCAACTGGTACATCCGATTCAACCGAACAAGATTGAAGGGTATCGGTGGTGTTGAAGATACCCGAGCGGCATTGAACACTTTGTATGAGGCCTTGTACACCTTATGTTTGACTATG TCCTCATTCACCCCATTCACCAGTGAAACAGTCTACCAAGCCCTTCGACCCACTTCTCCCGCGCCTAAAGATACCAGCCAAGACGTCCGATCCATTCatttccttcccttcccatCTGTCCGACAAGAATACTTCGACCTGGTCATTGAAAGACAAGTGAAACGAATGCGAGCAGTCATCGATCTCGGTCGATTGATTCGAGATCGAAAGACATTGAAGGTCAAGATCCCATTGAAGGAGCTtgtcatcttccaccacGATCAAGAATACCTGGATGATGTCAAATCGCTCGAATCGTATATCGCAGCAGAACTCAACGTAGTCAACATCGTCTACACAACAGACGAGTCGAAGACGGGCATCAAATACCGAGCTACGGCAGACTGGCCTACGTTAGGTAAGAAATTGAGAAAGGATCTAGGAAAGGTCAGATCACATTTACCCAAGATGACAACTGAGGAATGTAAACAATATGTCAACGAGGGTAAAGTATCGGTGAATGGGGTAGAACttgttgaaggtgatctgaTTGTCACTCGATTCGCCGAGGTCAATTCGGAAGACAACAAATTCGATACTGCATCGGATAACGATGTGATTATCGTATTGGATATTCAGCGACATCCCGAATTGGAGACCTTGGCTTTACTTCGATCTCTTACATCAAGAGTGAACAAGTTAAGAAAAGAAGCTGGATTGAAACCTTCCGACAAAGTCGAAATTTACTATACAGTTGATGAGAACGAACAGGATTATCTGAAACCCGCTATTGCCCAACAGGAAGAATACCTCTTAAAGACTTTAGGTAATGTCCCCGTGGAGCTGTCTCAGAAATCAAATGATAAAGAAATCATAGAGACGGagaagagatcgaaagattcAGAAGATTTGGCGGAGAACGAGAGATTCGTGTTGAGTTTGGCATTGGTATGA